A stretch of the Manduca sexta isolate Smith_Timp_Sample1 unplaced genomic scaffold, JHU_Msex_v1.0 HiC_scaffold_1999, whole genome shotgun sequence genome encodes the following:
- the LOC115451080 gene encoding LOW QUALITY PROTEIN: solute carrier family 35 member B1 homolog (The sequence of the model RefSeq protein was modified relative to this genomic sequence to represent the inferred CDS: deleted 1 base in 1 codon): MPKSRSEFRFVFFALAIFMCYFIFGMLQEKITRGKYGENDKFTCALCLVFMQCLVNYIFAQILMLSWKHETDNTRGIYYFSSALTYLLAMVCSVMALQWINYPTQVVGKAAKPIPVMLLGVLIGRKSYPLKKYLFVFLIVTGIVMFMYKDQSTKVTNESQGFGIGELLLLLSLTMDGLTGAVQERIKSESSPSAYSMMLNTNWWGTIISAIGVMLSGELFKFISFVSMYPYIIVYLVAFALMGATGQLFIFFMVSEFGPLPCSVVTTTRKFFTVLASVIIFGNVLASRQWVGAVLVFTGLFLDIMYSKSKPQQSKRVAEK; this comes from the exons ATGCCGAAGTCCCGAAGCGAGTTTCGTTTTGTATTTTTCGCTTTGGCGATATTTATGTGTTACTTTATATTTGGTAtgttacaagaa aaaataacacggGGCAAGTACGGTgaaaatgataaattcacatGTGCTCTGTGCTTAGTTTTCATGCAGTGTCTGGTTAACTATATTTTTGCCCAAATACTTATG TTATCATGGAAGCATGAAACGGATAACACAAGAGGCATTTATTACTTTTCGTCAGCTCTAACATATCTCTTAGCCATGGTGTGCTCAGTTATGGCACTGCAGTGGATCAACTATCCAACACAG GTTGTTGGCAAGGCAGCAAAACCCATTCCTGTAATGTTGCTTGGTGTTCTCATTGGACGTAAATCTTATCCActcaagaaatatttatttgtattcctCATTGTTACTGgtattgttatgtttatgtacaAAGACCAGAGCACAAAGGTTACAAATGAGTCCCAAGGATTTGGTATTGGGGAGTTACTTCTGCTATTATCTCTTACCATGGATGGACTTACAGGCGCAGTGCAG GAACGGATAAAAAGCGAGTCTTCACCTTCAGCTTACTCCATGATGTTGAATACTAATTGGTG GGGAACAATTATTTCTGCCATTGGAGTGATGTTGAGTGGAGAGTTATTTAAGTTCATAAGCTTTGTGTCGATGTATCCTTACATTATTGTATACCTCGTCGCATTTGCTCTTATGGGTGCAACAGGACAactatttatattctttatg GTGTCGGAGTTTGGTCCCCTACCATGCTCGGTAGTAACCACAACAAGGAAGTTTTTTACGGTGCTCGCCTCCGTTATCATATTTGGCAATGTTTTAGCTAGCAGGCAATGGGTTGGCGCCGTCTTAGTTTTCACTG gTTTGTTCCTGGATATTATGTACAGTAAAAGTAAACCCCAGCAATCGAAGAGGGTAGCTGAAAAATGA